The following coding sequences are from one Arcobacter nitrofigilis DSM 7299 window:
- the hisG gene encoding ATP phosphoribosyltransferase, which yields MLTIALPKGRIAEETLDKFEKAFGEKFIFEKRKLILEKSGFKFLNVRNQDVPTYVMHGAADLGVVGLDVLEEKEYDLIKLLDLQLGKCKVAFGLRKGEKLDFSKSKITVATKHEKIAKRYFEEKAMAVEIIKLYGSIELAPLVNLSDCIVDIVETGETMKQNGLEVGPTIMLSSAHLIANKNSYYAKKDKILELRERIKAVL from the coding sequence ATGCTAACAATTGCATTGCCTAAGGGAAGAATTGCAGAAGAGACTTTAGACAAATTTGAGAAAGCTTTTGGTGAAAAGTTTATATTTGAAAAAAGAAAATTGATTTTAGAGAAAAGTGGATTTAAGTTTTTAAATGTAAGAAACCAAGATGTACCAACTTATGTAATGCATGGAGCAGCTGATTTAGGTGTTGTTGGCTTAGATGTTTTAGAAGAAAAAGAGTATGACTTAATCAAACTTCTTGATTTGCAATTAGGAAAGTGCAAAGTTGCTTTTGGACTTAGAAAGGGAGAAAAGTTAGACTTCTCTAAAAGTAAAATTACCGTTGCAACAAAACATGAAAAAATAGCAAAAAGATATTTTGAAGAAAAAGCTATGGCTGTTGAGATTATCAAACTTTATGGTTCAATAGAACTTGCACCTTTAGTTAACTTAAGTGATTGTATTGTGGATATTGTAGAAACAGGTGAAACAATGAAACAAAATGGCTTAGAAGTAGGTCCAACTATTATGTTAAGTAGTGCACACTTAATAGCAAACAAAAATTCATATTATGCAAAAAAAGATAAAATTTTAGAACTAAGAGAAAGAATCAAAGCAGTTTTATAA
- a CDS encoding methyltransferase domain-containing protein, which yields MGLNLYAKIEEYLDFEDEVFRLHSEFMSIIIEKKLDNILDVGCGQGSFLNQLALLELNSFGIDLSSEQIKICKKNGIKNVASLPLNEVKEKYDCTTAIFDVINYIPKNGIKTFFTEMNLVLNQGGYFIFDVNSLFGFEDVAQGTLSMDLGDKFIVIDATFEEEKLFTDITLFTQDKNNLFKKENDAIIQYYYEINELKELLRESGFEVERVLEFNLHDYGQSDKEIYICKKS from the coding sequence ATGGGTCTAAATTTATATGCAAAAATAGAAGAGTACTTAGATTTTGAAGATGAGGTTTTTAGACTTCATAGTGAATTTATGTCTATAATTATAGAAAAGAAACTTGACAATATCTTAGATGTGGGTTGTGGACAAGGCTCTTTTTTAAACCAATTAGCATTATTAGAACTAAACTCTTTTGGTATAGATTTAAGTAGTGAACAAATAAAAATCTGTAAAAAAAATGGCATCAAAAATGTAGCAAGTTTGCCTTTAAATGAAGTAAAAGAAAAATATGATTGCACAACTGCAATTTTTGATGTTATCAATTATATTCCTAAAAATGGAATAAAAACTTTTTTTACTGAGATGAATCTTGTTTTAAATCAAGGCGGATATTTTATTTTTGATGTAAACTCGCTTTTTGGATTTGAAGATGTAGCACAAGGAACTTTGAGTATGGATTTAGGTGATAAATTTATAGTTATAGATGCTACTTTTGAAGAAGAGAAACTATTTACAGATATTACCCTTTTTACACAAGATAAAAACAATCTTTTCAAAAAAGAGAATGATGCTATTATTCAATATTACTATGAAATAAATGAATTAAAAGAACTTCTAAGAGAGTCTGGTTTTGAAGTTGAAAGAGTACTTGAATTTAATCTGCATGACTATGGTCAAAGTGATAAGGAAATATATATCTGTAAAAAATCTTAA
- a CDS encoding FmdE family protein yields MNYPEFFDKIPQIKLKDNLSSFLGAFSDGELVFSYKEIVKSAGHSCPTVLGAYLMTYKALEELYVNEIPLRGEIKIEFSNKQSDGVTGVISNVMSNITGATYDTGFKGLAGNFDRRHLMFFEKDIISNVRFTRVNNQNSVDVFYDTSSIKMSEELQFLMQKCLSKKANEEEIKEFGKLWQKRVEEIFNKIDEVISVVKV; encoded by the coding sequence ATGAACTACCCAGAATTTTTTGACAAAATTCCCCAAATAAAATTAAAAGATAATCTTTCTAGCTTTTTAGGAGCCTTCAGTGATGGTGAACTTGTCTTCTCATATAAAGAGATAGTAAAAAGTGCAGGGCACTCTTGTCCTACAGTTTTAGGTGCATATCTTATGACTTATAAGGCTTTAGAAGAGTTGTATGTAAATGAAATACCACTTCGAGGCGAAATTAAAATAGAGTTTTCAAATAAACAAAGTGATGGTGTCACAGGAGTTATCTCAAATGTTATGTCTAATATAACTGGTGCTACTTATGATACTGGATTTAAAGGTTTAGCTGGTAATTTTGATAGAAGACATTTAATGTTTTTTGAAAAAGATATTATTTCAAATGTTAGATTTACAAGAGTTAATAATCAAAATAGTGTAGATGTTTTTTATGATACAAGTTCTATAAAGATGAGCGAAGAACTTCAATTTTTGATGCAAAAATGCCTATCAAAAAAAGCAAATGAAGAAGAGATAAAAGAGTTTGGAAAACTTTGGCAAAAAAGAGTTGAAGAGATATTTAATAAAATTGATGAGGTAATAAGTGTAGTTAAAGTTTAA
- the trpS gene encoding tryptophan--tRNA ligase, translated as MRILSGIQPSGIIHIGNYFGMIKKMIESQDDGELFAFIASYHALTTVKEKEVLEKNIFEVAVNFLALGMDPEKSTFWVQHHVKEVLELYWLLSNHTSMGLLERAHSYKDKVARGFQTNHGLFSYPVLMAADILVYDSNIVPVGKDQIQHVEMTRDIANSFNNHYKTDILVLPEAKVDEVVATVPGTDGAKMSKSYGNTIDMFGDAKTIKKQVMGVVTDSKGLDDVKDPTTCNIYKLSELFMNEEELAELRQRYATPGEGYGHFKMTLLDKINEHFEPYAQRRQELLNNPKEVHEILAFGAEKAGKIAKAKMEKIRDIVGL; from the coding sequence TTGAGAATACTTTCAGGAATACAACCCTCGGGAATTATTCATATAGGTAACTACTTTGGAATGATTAAAAAAATGATTGAATCGCAAGACGATGGTGAACTTTTTGCCTTTATTGCTTCATATCATGCATTGACAACTGTTAAAGAAAAAGAAGTTTTAGAAAAAAATATCTTTGAAGTAGCAGTAAACTTTTTAGCACTTGGAATGGATCCAGAAAAATCAACTTTTTGGGTACAACACCATGTAAAAGAAGTACTAGAGTTATACTGGCTTTTATCAAATCATACATCTATGGGTTTACTTGAACGAGCACATTCTTATAAAGATAAAGTAGCTCGTGGTTTTCAAACAAACCATGGACTATTTTCTTATCCTGTACTTATGGCTGCTGATATTTTAGTATATGACTCAAATATCGTACCAGTTGGAAAAGATCAAATCCAACATGTGGAGATGACAAGGGATATAGCAAATAGTTTTAATAACCACTATAAAACTGATATCTTAGTATTACCAGAAGCAAAAGTTGATGAAGTTGTTGCAACAGTTCCTGGAACTGATGGAGCAAAAATGTCAAAATCTTATGGAAATACAATTGATATGTTTGGAGACGCAAAAACAATCAAAAAGCAAGTTATGGGAGTAGTAACTGACTCTAAAGGATTAGATGATGTAAAAGATCCTACAACTTGTAATATTTATAAACTTAGTGAACTATTTATGAATGAAGAAGAATTAGCAGAGCTAAGACAAAGATATGCAACTCCTGGTGAAGGATATGGACACTTTAAAATGACCCTATTAGATAAAATCAATGAGCATTTTGAACCATATGCCCAAAGAAGACAAGAGCTTTTAAATAATCCAAAAGAAGTACATGAAATACTTGCATTTGGAGCTGAGAAAGCTGGCAAAATAGCAAAAGCCAAAATGGAAAAAATCAGAGATATAGTAGGACTATAA
- a CDS encoding TAXI family TRAP transporter solute-binding subunit has product MKYSFLKISIPILIVIIAMFAVTSKFIQPAPIKKLVIATGAKDGNYYKIAKEYKKLLEENKIDVTLLTTKGSVENIELLKEGKADIAFAQNGILNAPEPNIEFLGNIYYEPLWIFYKNDQYTIDYLIQLITKRISIGEDGSGTKDLAMKLLKDNGINNSNSTILSLDTQTSKKMLLEGKIDAMFMVTSHKSPVVKELLENPKINVLSIKRAKAYGQKYGFLSALTLYEGTLDLYKNIPEENINLLSTSASLLVNKNVPEELTRLFLKQVKLIHSKESLFAQENQFPNLLNTNLKINKEAKQYFTHGDTWLEKIFPYWIASNIDRLKLLLIPLLTLMFPLFKGVFPLYQWSMRSKIYRWYKILNKIDKKIATANNEELEGFNNELDELSIEIQKETKVPLSFMGEYYNLMVHLELIQNKIKERLNLTQINN; this is encoded by the coding sequence ATGAAATATAGTTTTTTAAAAATATCTATTCCCATTTTGATTGTTATTATTGCTATGTTTGCTGTAACCTCAAAGTTTATTCAACCAGCTCCTATAAAAAAACTGGTTATTGCAACTGGCGCAAAAGATGGCAATTATTATAAAATCGCAAAAGAGTATAAAAAACTTTTAGAAGAAAACAAAATAGATGTAACTTTACTTACTACAAAAGGTTCAGTTGAAAATATAGAACTTCTAAAAGAAGGAAAAGCAGATATTGCCTTTGCACAAAATGGAATATTAAATGCTCCAGAGCCAAATATAGAGTTTTTAGGAAATATTTATTATGAACCCTTATGGATATTTTATAAAAATGACCAATATACAATTGATTATCTTATTCAATTAATCACTAAAAGAATATCTATTGGTGAAGATGGTAGTGGTACAAAAGACTTAGCAATGAAACTTTTAAAAGACAATGGAATAAATAATAGTAATAGCACTATTTTATCCCTTGATACTCAAACTTCAAAAAAAATGCTTCTTGAAGGAAAAATTGATGCTATGTTTATGGTAACTTCCCACAAATCACCTGTAGTAAAAGAGTTACTTGAAAATCCAAAAATAAATGTTTTGAGTATAAAAAGAGCAAAAGCTTATGGACAAAAATATGGCTTCTTATCAGCACTAACTCTTTATGAGGGAACACTTGACTTATATAAAAATATTCCAGAAGAGAATATAAATTTATTATCTACTAGTGCTAGTTTATTAGTTAATAAAAATGTTCCTGAAGAACTAACTCGACTCTTTTTAAAACAAGTTAAACTAATACACTCAAAAGAGTCTTTATTTGCACAAGAGAATCAATTCCCCAATTTATTAAATACTAACCTTAAAATAAACAAAGAGGCAAAACAGTATTTTACCCATGGAGATACTTGGTTAGAGAAAATTTTTCCATATTGGATTGCCTCTAATATTGATAGATTAAAACTTCTATTAATCCCATTATTAACCTTGATGTTCCCTCTTTTTAAAGGTGTTTTCCCTTTATATCAATGGAGTATGCGTTCAAAAATATATAGATGGTATAAAATATTAAATAAAATTGATAAAAAAATAGCTACAGCAAATAATGAAGAGCTTGAAGGCTTTAATAATGAACTTGATGAGTTAAGTATTGAAATACAAAAAGAGACAAAAGTTCCCTTATCTTTTATGGGTGAATATTACAACTTGATGGTTCACTTAGAGTTAATTCAAAATAAAATCAAAGAGAGACTAAATCTAACACAAATCAACAATTAG
- a CDS encoding PepSY-associated TM helix domain-containing protein, translating to MKETKLKLFKQRLFRMHIAIGILFSSFMYISIFFGVFTILLPYIKTWEKPSRLIEKVDITRIDYNSMINKVLENPNFPKDNILINLPRYMGDPAVTITHRFAKAHAFNPKTNKEIINETKEQSSLADFLNELHYGGPLKVIGMIFFGFVAVGTLVLIITGLILIIIVKFKNKGQNQQELFSKLHVEIFSWIFLPLTLITISGAVMNIGLITAGPMSQILTKGKAKSIDVLVGKVLFEQNKAPKRLNEKTPMKNINELLKKAEQINPQLSFKQIKLINWNDKNAQVEIIGYNPYKPFFNGGVFNKPTIILSAVTGNLIKNQKVMDKQWPVFVAEGLFFLHFLFGIDIFSRVIMALLMALCAIGIGFGIMLFLEKTAKKFQDKIIFYHWIGKFSLTSMIGVIPATGMLFVLQWIFPFDLQDRVLWQKGIFYNIWLFTLFWSFYKINSYEAAKNFFFIGGLLFILSVVFHVAFLNISILELLNLTNILAVDIGLVLFGIILIYIAKKLPNNRDEAKQFWTLKKKVNK from the coding sequence ATGAAAGAAACAAAATTAAAACTATTTAAACAAAGACTTTTTAGAATGCACATAGCAATAGGAATACTTTTTTCTTCTTTTATGTACATATCTATTTTTTTCGGTGTTTTTACAATACTATTACCATATATAAAAACATGGGAAAAACCATCAAGGCTTATTGAAAAAGTTGATATAACAAGGATTGATTATAATTCTATGATAAATAAAGTTTTGGAAAATCCAAATTTTCCAAAAGATAATATCCTTATAAATTTACCAAGATATATGGGTGACCCAGCTGTTACAATTACACATAGATTTGCAAAAGCCCATGCCTTTAACCCTAAAACAAATAAAGAAATAATCAATGAAACTAAGGAACAATCTAGTCTTGCTGATTTTTTAAATGAGTTACACTATGGTGGACCTTTAAAAGTTATTGGAATGATATTTTTTGGATTTGTGGCAGTTGGAACTCTTGTATTAATAATCACTGGACTTATCTTAATTATTATAGTGAAGTTTAAAAATAAAGGACAAAATCAACAAGAGCTTTTTTCAAAACTTCATGTGGAAATCTTTTCTTGGATATTTTTACCTTTAACTTTGATTACAATATCTGGTGCTGTTATGAATATAGGATTAATTACAGCTGGTCCAATGTCACAAATACTTACAAAAGGAAAAGCAAAAAGTATTGATGTACTAGTGGGTAAAGTATTATTTGAACAAAATAAAGCACCTAAAAGATTAAATGAAAAAACTCCTATGAAGAATATAAATGAATTATTAAAAAAAGCAGAACAAATAAATCCTCAACTTAGCTTCAAACAAATAAAACTTATCAATTGGAATGATAAAAATGCACAAGTTGAGATTATAGGATATAACCCATACAAACCATTTTTTAATGGAGGTGTTTTTAACAAACCAACTATCATATTAAGTGCCGTTACAGGAAACTTGATAAAAAATCAAAAAGTAATGGATAAACAGTGGCCAGTATTTGTTGCAGAAGGACTATTCTTCTTACACTTTTTATTTGGTATTGATATATTCTCTAGAGTTATTATGGCTTTACTAATGGCATTATGTGCTATTGGAATTGGATTTGGGATAATGTTATTTCTTGAAAAAACAGCAAAGAAATTTCAAGATAAAATTATTTTTTATCATTGGATAGGAAAATTTTCCCTTACTAGTATGATAGGAGTTATTCCAGCTACAGGGATGCTATTTGTTTTGCAATGGATTTTTCCTTTTGATTTACAAGATAGAGTATTATGGCAAAAAGGAATTTTTTATAATATATGGTTATTTACTCTCTTTTGGTCTTTTTACAAAATAAATTCTTATGAAGCAGCTAAAAACTTCTTTTTTATTGGAGGATTATTATTTATACTCTCAGTAGTATTTCATGTAGCTTTTTTAAATATTTCCATATTAGAACTTTTAAATCTAACAAATATACTTGCTGTGGATATAGGTTTAGTTTTATTTGGAATAATTTTAATTTATATAGCAAAAAAGCTGCCTAATAATAGAGATGAAGCAAAACAATTTTGGACACTAAAAAAAAAGGTTAACAAATGA
- a CDS encoding TonB-dependent siderophore receptor yields MKKEFLKRNLSISLSSLLLTSPLLFAQESTTLNEVNIIENGISNYQSEEKVKLNRTGIDIEDTAKSIQVFNKTLIEDASLRNIDDIIELSSNTVYTGDTDGKSTNISMRGFSGVPILIDGLKVTNKISNPEVFALEAVEIQKGPDSLQYGQSSPGGIVNLVKKKPSKETIANIELEINDNPSYTPKLDIGGSLNEDKSLYFRLISTYQYDEGYTKSNTNTNKIFIAPSLAYDLNDNNTFTFISEYTKETTPTRFGTNVNSKGELVAPIENVASHPDEEYKRTQKIIGFNFDTIYDTWNSKFKYKYITHVRDYGNVYLPLSYNESTNTVTRYPADQRGEYKEHALQYTLNKELKILNLKNNISIGADYNKAYSSGTSNIALQAYNINLSNPVYEKHINPVNSYPITRDMSGKDSYVKSWGTFLQDSINLTDDLIFSAGVRYSESKPKNGKKTDAISPSFGLVYHVTDKTSLYTNYSESFTPNSATDKSGNILDPETGKGYEIGVKQKLFDDRLNLTAAIFKIEKENIALADPDAPSNSGWSVPSGKQESQGFELDLAGDITSNWSVIASYGYTKTKNKDNDDKNLRNIPKHTANIFTTYKLSTFDLPDFYVGAGARYLGSKYADDANSIKLDSAIIYNATLGYKKGNWKANISVQNLTDEEYVDGSASGKTSDTRVYVGDPRTVLATISYKF; encoded by the coding sequence ATGAAAAAAGAATTTCTTAAAAGAAATTTATCAATAAGCCTTTCTTCTCTTTTATTAACAAGTCCATTACTTTTTGCCCAAGAGAGTACAACATTAAATGAAGTTAATATTATTGAAAATGGCATTTCAAATTATCAAAGTGAAGAAAAAGTAAAATTAAATCGTACAGGTATTGATATAGAAGATACTGCCAAATCTATACAAGTTTTTAATAAAACATTGATTGAAGATGCAAGTCTTCGAAATATTGATGATATTATAGAATTATCATCAAATACTGTTTATACTGGTGATACAGATGGAAAATCAACTAATATTTCTATGAGAGGATTTTCAGGAGTTCCTATTTTAATTGATGGATTAAAAGTTACAAATAAAATCTCAAATCCAGAAGTTTTTGCTTTAGAAGCAGTTGAGATACAAAAAGGTCCAGACTCATTGCAATATGGGCAATCAAGTCCTGGTGGAATAGTAAACTTAGTTAAAAAGAAACCTTCAAAAGAGACTATTGCAAATATAGAATTAGAGATAAACGACAATCCATCTTATACTCCAAAACTTGATATTGGTGGTAGTTTAAATGAAGATAAATCATTATATTTTAGACTTATTTCCACTTACCAATATGATGAGGGATACACAAAGAGTAATACAAACACAAATAAAATATTTATAGCTCCAAGTTTAGCTTATGATCTAAATGATAACAACACTTTTACTTTTATTAGTGAATACACTAAAGAAACAACTCCTACAAGATTTGGAACTAATGTTAATAGTAAGGGAGAGCTTGTAGCACCTATAGAAAATGTTGCTTCCCATCCTGATGAAGAGTATAAAAGAACACAAAAAATTATTGGATTTAATTTTGATACTATTTATGACACTTGGAACTCTAAGTTTAAATATAAATATATCACACATGTAAGAGATTATGGAAATGTTTATTTACCACTTTCTTATAATGAATCAACAAACACAGTCACAAGATACCCAGCGGATCAAAGAGGTGAATATAAAGAGCATGCTTTACAATATACACTTAATAAAGAGCTTAAAATACTTAATTTAAAAAATAACATTAGTATTGGTGCTGATTATAATAAAGCATATTCAAGTGGAACTTCTAATATTGCTTTACAAGCTTATAATATAAATCTTTCAAATCCAGTTTATGAAAAACATATAAATCCTGTAAATTCATATCCTATCACACGAGATATGTCAGGTAAAGATTCTTATGTAAAATCGTGGGGAACATTTCTACAAGATAGCATAAATCTAACAGATGACTTAATATTTAGTGCAGGAGTAAGATATAGTGAATCTAAACCAAAAAATGGGAAAAAAACTGATGCAATTAGCCCTTCATTTGGATTAGTTTATCATGTCACAGATAAAACAAGCCTATATACAAATTACTCTGAATCTTTCACACCAAATAGTGCTACAGATAAAAGTGGGAATATTTTAGATCCTGAAACAGGAAAAGGATATGAAATTGGAGTCAAACAAAAACTATTTGATGATAGATTAAATTTAACAGCTGCCATATTTAAAATAGAAAAAGAAAATATTGCATTGGCAGATCCTGATGCTCCTTCTAATAGTGGATGGTCAGTTCCAAGTGGTAAACAAGAGAGTCAAGGCTTTGAATTAGACTTAGCAGGTGATATTACATCAAATTGGTCTGTAATTGCTTCGTATGGATATACTAAAACAAAAAATAAAGATAATGATGATAAAAACTTAAGAAATATCCCAAAACATACAGCAAATATTTTCACAACATATAAATTATCTACTTTTGATTTACCAGATTTTTATGTTGGTGCGGGAGCTAGATATTTAGGAAGTAAATATGCAGATGATGCAAATAGTATAAAACTAGATTCTGCAATTATTTATAATGCAACACTTGGTTATAAAAAAGGAAATTGGAAAGCAAATATTAGTGTTCAAAATCTAACAGATGAAGAGTATGTTGATGGATCAGCTTCAGGTAAGACAAGTGATACCAGAGTATATGTAGGAGATCCAAGAACTGTTCTTGCAACAATCAGTTATAAATTTTAA